In Bythopirellula goksoeyrii, a single window of DNA contains:
- a CDS encoding DEAD/DEAH box helicase: MSLTIGETIQQLFNALRDYIEATYHVSHPTLVTQRRQLLEQPGVIHQRPYLESTPRYKSGAGFAALGLDPSVLKIYSAVSQPQGELGLLIHDPPYHHQAEAIKLSLVDRKSLVVMTGTGSGKTECFLLPILGKLAQEASKNGERFGSTSAVRALVLYPMNALVNDQLGRLRLLFGDPRIAGQFVEWSGRPARFARYTSRTLYPGVRNEDKDKERLQPIGSYYVHNLELAASPPSPQQAAAKALVDELKKRGKWPAKPDLEAWYGKKGSRWRDSKSGAFKRCITLPYDPELITRHEVHEAPPDVLVTNYSMAEYMLMRPLERPIFDHTKEWLAANPKETFLLVIDEAHLYRGAAGAEVALLVRRLRTRLGIPPERLQVICTSASFQDADYAVEFGAELTGKQSADFRKVQGDLHLRADEAKGTQADVDVLASIDLQAFYEAATDEARLASVDSFLKYRQVTQTSGLQRSLYDALVSYPPMAKLINSTMREAQPVSSLGETFFDSSSPAKAAHAITTLLALGSHARREPTEPGLLPCRVHSFYRGLAGLWVCMDSQCSVLPESSRGGPAGMLYSQPRDRCDCGSRVLEMYTCRNCGTAYARAYTDNIDNPNFLWSEPGGAFRTVARQFDELAPLDLLLERPLLSDGVEPAEYDLVTGRLNPPELGERNRQIYLRADRTVAVDPDDEPRNSSPGEFRPCAVCGESATFGRSSVQDHQTKGDQPFQALITKQIQVQPPSPAPATHLAPLRGRKVLIFSDSRQTAARLAPNVQTYSTQDALRPLIVSGYAKLIGVPIISNLICLEDLYLGVLLATKVLGVRLRPELRVGESFDDENIVEEAVTNGVLTRDTDLLQLLVRLRGSAPPESLLKAITKPLIDRYYGLESLGLASITERPEHTPKLDALPDIQGCVQSPEEKRALSRAWLRCWGRSSFWLSRMPPAWYLRDVHPHSGKFNDMKILLRDRNARSIFEKQWLPQLLRLFTEQREAGKYRLKGSELSLEIAGAWAYCQSCRTSQRPFPGRLTCVNCGQDSAIPIDPNTDEVFKARKGYYRASTVDAMHVPPTPPMAIIAAEHTAQLNTAQSQEVFSKAEEHELLFQDVDLGRDDAGRERPAIDVLSCTTTMEVGIDIGSLSGVSLRNMPPARANYQQRAGRAGRRGNAVATVTAFGSADSHDEHYFTHPDLMIRGDVDDPTLTLDNPEIARRHVTAYLLQRYHQDKLPDIEPESQPHLFAVLGTVSDFKNATKVLNRVDFEKWLRAKEAELKADVDAWLPSQIPTVERQELLDALVEHTLRPIDEAIEFDAANVEGSGEGGSSSSNEESSEAGTSLEVPEEQGEETPGREAASENLLDRLLYKGVLPRYAFPTDVATFHIFDRERSTQYRPAFRYTPSQGLPVALTQYAPGKEIWVANKLWTSGAIYSPVGQDRYRAWTSRRFYYECSNCRYAKTTTLEDGVRGEIKDCEACGGVGTFGPATYWLRPPGFAHPVTKEEGTSPDDQPAKSYATRAKLTMHTPPAEATWRTLNERVRVFSTRQHLLVTNRGPRDEGYTYCTKCGLTEPTALPNGIVGSVHKKPFPVPRDEDCPGGGATKGMVLGTDFISDVLLVSLSVTPPINLLPGILSTDVALRTVSEAITNAACSILELEPNELQAEFRPALTQAGREGLEAEIYLYDTLPGGAGFSRRAGQLGLVVFTEALRILESCPENCDRSCYRCLRSYKNKFEHDLLDRQVGASLLRFLLNGTYPAIDAPRLAASTDLLFEDLRRQKLESVTIERNKQLNVPGIGQISAPIFAMRISDGAEFVIALHGPLTPGETDNELIATLKEFGAAITVRLIDEMLVRRNLPRATSELIPQIS; the protein is encoded by the coding sequence ATGTCTTTGACGATAGGCGAGACAATCCAGCAGCTTTTCAATGCGCTGCGAGATTACATCGAAGCCACGTATCACGTCAGCCATCCGACGCTCGTTACTCAACGTCGTCAACTGCTAGAGCAACCGGGCGTCATCCACCAGCGTCCGTATTTGGAGAGTACTCCACGCTATAAGAGCGGAGCAGGCTTCGCTGCACTTGGGCTAGATCCGTCTGTTCTGAAAATCTATTCGGCAGTATCTCAGCCGCAGGGAGAATTGGGATTATTGATTCATGATCCGCCGTATCACCACCAAGCCGAAGCGATCAAGCTCTCGCTTGTGGACAGAAAGAGTCTAGTAGTAATGACAGGGACCGGATCTGGTAAGACGGAGTGCTTCCTACTTCCTATCTTGGGAAAGCTCGCACAGGAAGCTAGCAAGAACGGCGAGCGGTTTGGCTCGACCTCGGCTGTTCGCGCCCTAGTTCTCTACCCGATGAATGCGCTGGTCAACGATCAGCTCGGCCGTTTGCGTTTGCTTTTCGGTGATCCTCGTATCGCGGGGCAGTTCGTCGAATGGAGCGGTAGGCCCGCGCGTTTCGCGCGATACACGAGTCGCACTTTGTATCCGGGCGTTCGCAATGAAGACAAAGATAAAGAGCGGCTGCAACCGATCGGAAGCTACTATGTTCATAATTTGGAACTTGCGGCGTCACCGCCATCACCGCAGCAGGCGGCGGCAAAAGCGCTTGTCGACGAACTTAAAAAGCGAGGCAAGTGGCCCGCAAAGCCTGACCTAGAAGCCTGGTACGGAAAAAAAGGCTCGCGTTGGAGAGACTCAAAGAGTGGTGCATTCAAACGCTGCATTACACTACCCTACGATCCCGAACTGATTACGCGACACGAGGTCCATGAAGCTCCGCCCGACGTTCTCGTAACGAACTACTCGATGGCGGAGTACATGCTTATGCGGCCACTTGAACGGCCGATTTTTGACCACACGAAGGAGTGGCTCGCCGCTAATCCTAAGGAAACGTTCCTGTTGGTCATTGACGAGGCGCACCTTTATCGTGGTGCCGCAGGCGCGGAAGTGGCGCTACTAGTGCGTCGACTTCGGACGCGTCTTGGAATTCCACCGGAACGCCTTCAGGTAATTTGTACAAGCGCTAGCTTCCAAGATGCAGATTACGCAGTCGAGTTTGGAGCAGAACTAACTGGAAAGCAGTCCGCAGATTTTAGAAAAGTTCAAGGAGATCTTCACCTTCGGGCGGACGAGGCCAAAGGCACCCAGGCAGATGTCGACGTGCTAGCCTCAATTGACCTACAAGCATTTTATGAGGCCGCGACTGACGAGGCACGTTTAGCGTCAGTCGACTCGTTTCTCAAATATCGACAGGTGACGCAAACAAGTGGACTACAGCGCTCTCTATACGACGCGCTCGTATCGTACCCGCCTATGGCGAAACTTATCAATTCGACAATGAGAGAGGCACAGCCAGTAAGCTCCCTCGGAGAAACGTTTTTCGACTCGTCGTCACCGGCAAAAGCAGCTCACGCTATAACGACACTGCTTGCGCTCGGAAGTCACGCGCGCCGTGAGCCAACAGAACCAGGGCTACTTCCATGCCGAGTTCACTCCTTTTACCGTGGATTGGCCGGACTCTGGGTCTGTATGGACTCGCAATGCAGCGTGTTGCCTGAATCAAGCCGTGGCGGACCAGCAGGGATGCTCTACAGTCAACCGCGCGACAGATGCGATTGTGGGTCGCGCGTATTAGAGATGTATACGTGCCGCAACTGTGGCACGGCGTACGCTCGCGCATACACCGATAACATAGACAATCCAAACTTCCTTTGGTCGGAACCGGGAGGGGCATTTCGTACAGTTGCCCGCCAATTCGACGAGCTCGCTCCTCTCGACCTATTACTGGAACGTCCCCTCCTCTCAGATGGAGTTGAACCAGCAGAATACGATCTTGTGACGGGACGGTTGAATCCCCCCGAACTCGGCGAACGCAATAGACAAATTTACCTTCGGGCAGATCGAACAGTAGCAGTGGACCCGGACGACGAGCCGCGCAACTCTTCGCCCGGCGAGTTTCGGCCGTGTGCAGTTTGCGGTGAAAGCGCAACATTTGGCCGCTCGTCTGTGCAGGATCATCAGACGAAAGGCGATCAGCCTTTTCAGGCTCTGATTACGAAGCAGATCCAAGTTCAGCCCCCTAGTCCTGCACCTGCAACACATCTGGCCCCACTTCGCGGCCGGAAAGTATTGATATTCTCCGACTCTCGGCAAACCGCTGCGAGGCTTGCGCCGAATGTCCAAACGTACTCGACGCAAGACGCCCTTAGACCACTTATTGTTTCGGGATATGCGAAACTCATAGGCGTTCCAATAATTTCCAACTTGATTTGTCTTGAAGACCTCTATCTTGGTGTGTTGTTGGCCACGAAGGTGTTGGGTGTCCGGCTACGACCTGAACTTAGAGTTGGCGAGAGCTTTGACGACGAGAACATAGTTGAAGAAGCAGTCACAAACGGTGTTCTCACCCGCGACACAGATCTTTTGCAACTCCTTGTTCGGCTAAGAGGGTCTGCTCCACCGGAATCGCTTCTTAAGGCCATCACTAAGCCGTTGATTGACCGATATTACGGCCTTGAATCATTGGGGCTCGCATCAATCACCGAGCGGCCAGAACATACGCCGAAGCTCGATGCGCTTCCCGATATCCAAGGATGCGTTCAATCCCCAGAGGAGAAACGTGCGCTTTCGCGGGCATGGCTGCGATGCTGGGGCCGCTCATCATTTTGGCTAAGTCGGATGCCACCAGCCTGGTACTTACGCGACGTGCATCCACACTCAGGCAAATTCAACGACATGAAGATTCTTCTTCGGGATAGAAATGCGCGTTCTATCTTCGAGAAGCAATGGTTGCCCCAACTCCTTCGTTTGTTCACAGAACAGCGCGAAGCTGGGAAGTATCGTTTGAAAGGAAGTGAGCTTTCGCTTGAGATTGCCGGCGCATGGGCGTACTGCCAATCATGTCGCACTTCACAACGGCCATTTCCCGGCCGACTTACTTGCGTCAACTGCGGACAGGACAGCGCGATACCGATCGATCCAAATACAGACGAGGTATTTAAGGCGAGAAAGGGTTACTACCGGGCGAGCACTGTAGACGCAATGCACGTTCCTCCTACGCCTCCGATGGCAATTATTGCGGCGGAGCATACGGCACAGCTCAATACCGCCCAATCGCAAGAAGTGTTTTCCAAGGCCGAGGAACATGAACTTCTCTTTCAAGATGTCGACTTAGGTCGCGATGATGCTGGCCGCGAACGACCAGCAATCGATGTGTTGTCATGTACGACGACCATGGAGGTGGGTATAGATATCGGTAGCTTGTCGGGTGTGTCGCTTCGAAACATGCCCCCGGCGCGCGCCAACTACCAACAACGCGCTGGTCGAGCAGGCCGACGCGGGAACGCTGTGGCAACGGTGACTGCATTCGGCAGCGCCGACAGCCACGATGAGCACTACTTTACCCATCCCGATTTAATGATTAGAGGGGATGTCGACGATCCTACTCTTACGTTGGACAATCCTGAGATCGCTCGTCGGCACGTCACTGCATATCTGCTCCAGAGGTATCATCAGGACAAGCTCCCTGATATCGAACCTGAATCTCAGCCGCATCTGTTTGCGGTGTTGGGCACAGTTTCAGACTTCAAGAATGCTACGAAAGTATTGAACCGAGTCGATTTTGAAAAGTGGCTGCGTGCGAAGGAGGCAGAATTAAAAGCCGATGTTGATGCTTGGCTTCCGAGCCAGATCCCTACGGTTGAGCGGCAGGAGCTTTTAGATGCTCTCGTTGAGCACACGTTACGTCCCATCGACGAAGCGATCGAGTTCGATGCTGCGAACGTTGAGGGTTCAGGAGAAGGCGGTAGCAGTTCGTCTAACGAAGAAAGCAGTGAAGCCGGGACCAGCCTTGAGGTGCCGGAAGAACAGGGTGAAGAAACCCCTGGGCGCGAAGCCGCATCAGAAAACCTGCTTGACCGTCTGCTCTACAAAGGCGTTTTGCCACGTTATGCCTTTCCGACGGATGTAGCGACATTCCATATTTTTGATCGCGAACGCTCGACCCAATATCGACCCGCCTTTCGTTATACTCCTTCGCAAGGTCTACCCGTCGCTCTTACGCAGTACGCTCCTGGAAAAGAAATATGGGTCGCGAACAAGCTATGGACTTCCGGTGCAATCTATTCTCCGGTTGGGCAAGACCGGTATCGCGCTTGGACCTCAAGACGTTTTTACTACGAGTGCAGCAACTGCCGCTACGCTAAGACAACCACTCTTGAAGACGGTGTCCGCGGAGAAATAAAGGACTGCGAAGCGTGCGGGGGGGTGGGCACCTTCGGTCCCGCAACATACTGGCTGCGGCCACCCGGGTTTGCACATCCCGTCACAAAGGAAGAAGGCACATCACCCGATGATCAACCGGCAAAGAGCTACGCGACTCGCGCAAAACTCACGATGCATACGCCTCCTGCTGAGGCAACGTGGAGGACACTTAATGAAAGAGTGCGAGTGTTTTCAACGAGGCAGCACCTGCTCGTTACAAATCGAGGTCCTCGCGACGAAGGCTATACGTATTGCACAAAGTGTGGGCTGACCGAGCCGACTGCATTGCCGAATGGCATTGTCGGAAGTGTACACAAAAAGCCATTTCCTGTTCCCCGAGATGAAGACTGCCCAGGAGGTGGTGCGACCAAAGGCATGGTGCTTGGGACCGATTTTATCAGTGACGTGCTACTCGTTTCGTTGTCTGTAACGCCCCCGATAAATCTGCTTCCGGGAATATTGTCCACCGACGTTGCGCTACGGACAGTCAGCGAAGCGATCACCAATGCGGCATGCTCAATCCTAGAACTCGAACCGAATGAGCTTCAAGCTGAGTTCCGTCCGGCATTAACCCAGGCGGGTCGCGAAGGGTTGGAAGCAGAAATCTATCTTTACGATACCCTTCCCGGCGGCGCAGGCTTCTCGCGTCGAGCCGGCCAGCTCGGCCTAGTCGTCTTTACAGAAGCTCTAAGAATATTGGAGTCGTGTCCAGAGAATTGCGATCGTTCCTGTTACCGTTGTCTTAGAAGTTATAAGAATAAATTTGAGCATGACTTGCTGGACAGGCAAGTAGGCGCTAGCTTGCTTCGCTTTTTGCTCAACGGCACATATCCAGCGATCGATGCTCCACGTCTAGCCGCATCGACGGATTTGTTGTTC